One stretch of Pieris brassicae chromosome 8, ilPieBrab1.1, whole genome shotgun sequence DNA includes these proteins:
- the LOC123713111 gene encoding collagenase-like yields the protein MPTIIVGDSMLSKLVLLIALAGIVASTTLRANVDFVENVREYEQIQGRIVSGHDAALGQFPYQAHLRAIDQTFRILGCGGSVIHESWVITAAHCTANNRQITVRAGLIEMNSAEYISDSWDWYNHPTYSSDNPGAVQPNDVALIKLNSPITFSSNVQRVRIQPSTEAFSDYSEERLIASGWGRTWTQAAAATTLQWTYLRGVDDALCLSLFTSRIVNSNTICARWYNVTSQSVCQGDSGGPLVQYKDGVPTLVGVTSFVAGVASGGCHSGHPGGFIRPGPFLSWFQEVTNVDFESLDDPTPAPTPEPTPEPTPEPTPEPTPEPTPEPTPEPTTEPTPEPTPESTPEPTPEPEKPDETPEEEEEDDDDDDISELLKKLQVKVRVEVNLKKYKKVAGKTKEIEHIKYLPIE from the exons ATGCCGACGATAATAGTGGGTGACAGCATGTTGAGCAAACTAGTACTTCTAATAGCCCTAGCGGGCATCGTG GCTTCAACGACCCTTAGGGCCAACGTAGACTTTGTAGAAAATGTAAGAGAATACG AACAAATCCAAGGCCGCATTGTGTCGGGCCACGACGCTGCCCTTGGTCAGTTCCCGTACCAGGCGCATTTAAGAGCCATCGACCAGACCTTCAGAATATTGGGCTGTGGAGGTTCAGTTATTCACGAATCATGGGTGATCACAGCAGCTCATTGTACAGCTAA CAACCGTCAAATTACGGTACGTGCGGGTCTCATCGAGATGAACTCAGCAGAGTACATATCCGACTCATGGGACTGGTACAACCACCCCACCTACAGTTCAGACAATCCTGGAGCTGTGCAGCCTAATGACGTCGCTCTTATAAAACTGAACTCTCCAATTACATTCAGCT caAACGTTCAAAGGGTGAGGATTCAGCCGTCCACTGAGGCATTCAGTGACTATTCTGAAGAGAGACTGATTGCTAGCGGATGGGGAAGGACTTGGACCCAAG ctGCAGCAGCAACAACCCTACAATGGACATACCTCCGCGGCGTTGACGACGCTTTGTGTCTAAGTCTTTTCACAAGCAGAATTGTCAACTCCAATACTATTTGCGCACGTTGGTACAACGTCACCTCACAATCTGTTTGCCAG gGTGACAGTGGTGGTCCCTTAGTACAATACAAAGACGGTGTCCCAACCTTGGTGGGAGTCACCTCCTTCGTAGCTGGAGTTGCATCTGGAGGTTGCCACTCTGGACATCCTGGAG gttTCATTCGACCTGGTCCATTCCTATCCTGGTTCCAAGAGGTCACTAATGTCGACTTTGAATCCTTGGATGACCCAACACCAGCACCCACCCCCGAGCCAACTCCAGAACCCACTCCCGAGCCAACTCCAGAACCCACCCCCGAGCCAACTCCAGAACCCACTCCCGAGCCAACTACAGAACCCACCCCCGAGCCAACTCCAGAATCCACCCCCGAGCCTACTCCAGAACCAGAAAAACCAGATGAAACTCCAGAGGAGGAGGAGgaagatgatgatgatgacgaTATCTCCGAACTATTAAAGAAGTTACAGGTCAAGGTGAGAGTGGAGGTTAACCTAAAGAAATACAAGAAGGTTGCTGGAAAAACTAAGGAAATCGAACACATCAAATATTTGccaattgaataa
- the LOC123712928 gene encoding TLC domain-containing protein 3A, whose protein sequence is MEIASAKARHHRVVLCILGASNVASLLAALHLVIHLNPEDKISIKRGTALTLLGFVYFMTLFELFNVAALFTSLGARFRHKFRLSSGDVLDITNKLVSAVQAAFSCATGVVVCLWSCTRDLMRSSHYISEAYAWFGAAYFFYDIWSMYMVHVHMTTNSNRTQPTKQSLPSGDALESQKKPSFFDYCKHEPVILMHHLFIGAFGFLVIVYFRGGLGDCVFGFVYLMELSTPFVSLRGILSRLQLKKSPVYVYNGLAMLATFLVCRVLSLPYVCLLYSRAASMTYFEAIKSLPTGCKISICILLLPQIYWFYLMSAGALKLFFNRIPVKRS, encoded by the exons atggAAATTGCCAGCGCAaag GCACGTCACCATAGAGTGGTGTTGTGTATACTTGGAGCTAGCAATGTGGCATCACTTTTGGCCGCTCTTCACCTAGTTATTCACCTTAATCCTGAAgataa AATATCTATAAAACGCGGAACAGCGCTCACATTGCTGGGCTTCGTCTATTTTATGACACTGTTCGAACTATTCAACGTAGCGGCTCTCTTCACTAGTCTCGGAGCGAGGTTTAGACACAAGTTCAGATTGAGTTCGGGCGATGTACTCGATATTACAAACAA aTTAGTATCAGCTGTGCAAGCAGCGTTTTCTTGTGCGACAGGCGTGGTAGTCTGTCTCTGGTCATGTACAAGAGATTTGATGCGGTCCTCACATTACATTTCTGAGGCCTACGCGTGGTTCGGTGCGGCCTATTTCTTTTATGACATATGGTCTATGTACATG gtACATGTACACATGACCACCAACTCAAACCGCACTCAACCCACGAAGCAGTCCCTCCCATCTGGTGACGCGTTGGAGTCTCAAAAGAAACCCTCATTTTTTGACTACTGCAAACATGAGCCAGTGATTTTGATGCACCATCTGTTCATTGGTGCCTTCGGATTTCTAGTCATTGTC TACTTTCGCGGTGGGCTGGGCGATTGTGTATTCGGATTCGTCTACCTCATGGAGCTATCCACTCCATTCGTTTCGCTTCGTGGCATCCTCTCCCGTCTTCAACTCAAGAAGTCTCCAGTTTACGTGTACAATGGACTGGCGATGTTGGCCACCTTTCTGGTGTGTCGTGTCCTGAGTCTGCCGTATGTGTGCCTGCTCTACAGTCGAGCTGCTAGTATGACGTATTTTGAG GCGATAAAATCCCTACCCACGGGTTGTAAGATATCCATCTGCATCTTACTCTTACCCCAGATTTATTGGTTCTACCTCATGTCAGCTGGAGCTCTGAAACTCTTCTTCAATCGAATCCCCGTTAAACGTAGTTGA